From the Esox lucius isolate fEsoLuc1 chromosome 21, fEsoLuc1.pri, whole genome shotgun sequence genome, one window contains:
- the ptbp2a gene encoding polypyrimidine tract-binding protein 2 isoform X2: protein MDGIGDVAVGVKRGSDELLSSSLYNSSSDMSSISDGTSNGSDSKKLRVEDRMEAAPSRVLHIRKLPNETTETEVIALGLPFGKVTNILTLKGKNQAFLELGTEEAAITMVNYYSTVTPHVRNVPVFIQYSNHKELKTDAGNQRAQAVLQAVSAVQGGGTPTSGSTVDLALTAASSPVLRIIIDNMFYPVTLDVLQQIFSKFGTVMKIITFTKNNQFQALLQFNDPSTAQQAKIALDGQNIYNSCCTLRIDYSKLVNLNVKYNNDKSRDYTRPELPAGDGQPAVDPNMAAAFQGKDSSSLLGALSPLNAAAAAAAAAGRVALSGHSGSSGVLLASNLNEEMVTPQSLFTLFGVYGDCQRVKILYNKKDSALIQMADANQAQLAMSHLNGQKMYGKVIRVTLSKHTSVQLPRDGLDDQGLTKDFTNSPLHRFKKPGSKNFQNIFPPSTTLHLSNIPADVTEEDLRLLFSNAGGTVNAFKFFQDHKMALLQMSTVEEAIQGLIDLHNYNMGDNHHLRVSFSKSTI from the exons ATGGACGG TATTGGAGATGTTGCAGTTGGCGTAAAG AGAGGATCTGATGAGCTGTTATCAAGCAGTCTCTACAACAGCAGCTCTGACATGAGCAGTATCAGTG atgGTACATCTAACGGGAGTGACAGTAAAAAGCTGAGAGTGGAAGACAGGATGGAGGCTGCTCCCTCTCGTGTTCTGCACATCAGAAAACTTCCCAATGAAACTACAGAAACGGAGGTCATTGCCTTGGGGTTACCTTTTGGGAAAGTCACAAATATCCTGACGCTAAAGGGAAAAAACCAG GCTTTCTTGGAGCTCGGGACAGAGGAAGCCGCAATAACCATGGTCAACTACTACTCCACTGTCACACCCCATGTCCGCAACGTCCCAGTGTTCATTCAATACTCCAACCACAAAGAACTCAAAACAGATGCTGGAAACCAACGGGCCCAGGCAGTCCTGCAGGCAGTGTCAGCGGTCCAGGGGGGCGGTACCCCCACATCAGGCTCCACAGTAGATCTGGCTCTAACAGCTGCATCCAGCCCAGTGCTCAGAATAATAATTGACAACATGTTCTACCCAGTCACTCTGGATGTACTGCAGCAG ATCTTCTCAAAGTTTGGTACGGTCATGAAGATAATCACATTCACCAAGAATAATCAGTTCCAGGCCCTGCTGCAGTTCAATGACCCATCTACCGCACAGCAAGCCAAAATT GCTCTGGACGGCCAGAACATTTACAACTCCTGTTGTACACTCCGCATCGACTACTCCAAACTGGTCAACCTGAATGTCAAGTACAACAACGACAAGAGCCGCGACTACACTCGGCCGGAGCTCCCGGCCGGGGACGGCCAGCCGGCCGTGGATCCCAACATGGCCGCTGCTTTCCAAGGCAAGGACTCCAGTTCTCTGCTCG gtgCCCTGAGCCCTCTGAATGCTGCGGCTGCGGCAGCTGCTGCTGCAGGGAGGGTGGCCCTGTCAGGCCACTCCGGCTCCAGCGGGGTGCTCCTGGCCTCCAACCTCAACGAAGAG ATGGTTACGCCCCAAAGTCTGTTTACCCTGTTCG GGGTTTACGGGGATTGCCAGAGGGTGAAGATTCTCTACAATAAAAAGGACAGTGCTCTGATACAGATGGCTGATGCCAACCAAGCCCAGCTAG CCATGAGTCATCTGAACGGTCAGAAAATGTACGGGAAGGTGATCAGGGTGACCCTGTCCAAGCACACCTCGGTGCAGCTTCCCAGGGACGGCCTGGATGACCAGGGCCTCACCAAAGACTTCACCAACTCCCCGCTCCACCGCTTCAAGAAGCCCGGCTCCAAGAACTTCCAGAAcatcttccctccctccaccaccctccacctctccaacATCCC TGCGGATGTAACCGAGGAAGACCTCCGACTGCTGTTCTCCAATGCCGGAGGCACTGTGAACGCGTTCAAGTTTTTCCA GGATCACAAAATGGCGCTGCTCCAGATGTCAACGGTCGAAGAGGCCATACAGGGTCTGATTGACCTCCATAACTACAACATGGGAGACAACCACCACCTGAGAGTCTCTTTTTCCAAGTCCACCATTTAA
- the ptbp2a gene encoding polypyrimidine tract-binding protein 2 isoform X1 — translation MDGIGDVAVGVKRGSDELLSSSLYNSSSDMSSISDGTSNGSDSKKLRVEDRMEAAPSRVLHIRKLPNETTETEVIALGLPFGKVTNILTLKGKNQAFLELGTEEAAITMVNYYSTVTPHVRNVPVFIQYSNHKELKTDAGNQRAQAVLQAVSAVQGGGTPTSGSTVDLALTAASSPVLRIIIDNMFYPVTLDVLQQIFSKFGTVMKIITFTKNNQFQALLQFNDPSTAQQAKIALDGQNIYNSCCTLRIDYSKLVNLNVKYNNDKSRDYTRPELPAGDGQPAVDPNMAAAFQGKDSSSLLGKIPGALSPLNAAAAAAAAAGRVALSGHSGSSGVLLASNLNEEMVTPQSLFTLFGVYGDCQRVKILYNKKDSALIQMADANQAQLAMSHLNGQKMYGKVIRVTLSKHTSVQLPRDGLDDQGLTKDFTNSPLHRFKKPGSKNFQNIFPPSTTLHLSNIPADVTEEDLRLLFSNAGGTVNAFKFFQDHKMALLQMSTVEEAIQGLIDLHNYNMGDNHHLRVSFSKSTI, via the exons ATGGACGG TATTGGAGATGTTGCAGTTGGCGTAAAG AGAGGATCTGATGAGCTGTTATCAAGCAGTCTCTACAACAGCAGCTCTGACATGAGCAGTATCAGTG atgGTACATCTAACGGGAGTGACAGTAAAAAGCTGAGAGTGGAAGACAGGATGGAGGCTGCTCCCTCTCGTGTTCTGCACATCAGAAAACTTCCCAATGAAACTACAGAAACGGAGGTCATTGCCTTGGGGTTACCTTTTGGGAAAGTCACAAATATCCTGACGCTAAAGGGAAAAAACCAG GCTTTCTTGGAGCTCGGGACAGAGGAAGCCGCAATAACCATGGTCAACTACTACTCCACTGTCACACCCCATGTCCGCAACGTCCCAGTGTTCATTCAATACTCCAACCACAAAGAACTCAAAACAGATGCTGGAAACCAACGGGCCCAGGCAGTCCTGCAGGCAGTGTCAGCGGTCCAGGGGGGCGGTACCCCCACATCAGGCTCCACAGTAGATCTGGCTCTAACAGCTGCATCCAGCCCAGTGCTCAGAATAATAATTGACAACATGTTCTACCCAGTCACTCTGGATGTACTGCAGCAG ATCTTCTCAAAGTTTGGTACGGTCATGAAGATAATCACATTCACCAAGAATAATCAGTTCCAGGCCCTGCTGCAGTTCAATGACCCATCTACCGCACAGCAAGCCAAAATT GCTCTGGACGGCCAGAACATTTACAACTCCTGTTGTACACTCCGCATCGACTACTCCAAACTGGTCAACCTGAATGTCAAGTACAACAACGACAAGAGCCGCGACTACACTCGGCCGGAGCTCCCGGCCGGGGACGGCCAGCCGGCCGTGGATCCCAACATGGCCGCTGCTTTCCAAGGCAAGGACTCCAGTTCTCTGCTCGGTAAGATCCCAG gtgCCCTGAGCCCTCTGAATGCTGCGGCTGCGGCAGCTGCTGCTGCAGGGAGGGTGGCCCTGTCAGGCCACTCCGGCTCCAGCGGGGTGCTCCTGGCCTCCAACCTCAACGAAGAG ATGGTTACGCCCCAAAGTCTGTTTACCCTGTTCG GGGTTTACGGGGATTGCCAGAGGGTGAAGATTCTCTACAATAAAAAGGACAGTGCTCTGATACAGATGGCTGATGCCAACCAAGCCCAGCTAG CCATGAGTCATCTGAACGGTCAGAAAATGTACGGGAAGGTGATCAGGGTGACCCTGTCCAAGCACACCTCGGTGCAGCTTCCCAGGGACGGCCTGGATGACCAGGGCCTCACCAAAGACTTCACCAACTCCCCGCTCCACCGCTTCAAGAAGCCCGGCTCCAAGAACTTCCAGAAcatcttccctccctccaccaccctccacctctccaacATCCC TGCGGATGTAACCGAGGAAGACCTCCGACTGCTGTTCTCCAATGCCGGAGGCACTGTGAACGCGTTCAAGTTTTTCCA GGATCACAAAATGGCGCTGCTCCAGATGTCAACGGTCGAAGAGGCCATACAGGGTCTGATTGACCTCCATAACTACAACATGGGAGACAACCACCACCTGAGAGTCTCTTTTTCCAAGTCCACCATTTAA